Proteins from a genomic interval of Ferrovibrio terrae:
- a CDS encoding TonB-dependent receptor, translating to MARSNSHRTQSVRLSIPVLLLSTVSALAQDARLPTISVAGQQPNEDAGLQLAQPAATGSRLGLTPLETPASVEVITEETIRARGYATVTEAVSQAAGISSTADPGNGHSAISTRGFIGHNSLLRLYDGTQMYVGAGTVTFPFDTWTADRIEILRGPASVLYGAGGIGGVVNVVPKKPSATFQNEAMFEFGSNLERHVAAGSGGPINSKVSYRADVSGRKSDGWVDRDETESLVFGLGLRAQASDTLAISLSHDYGYQNPSRYFGTPLINGQLDESIRKKNYNAEDSLIQYRDNWTQLKFEWEASDSVTFNNTLYRLTTNRHWRNIESYSYNAGTGLIDRADALEIAHDQVQYGNRFDATIESSVLGLKNQSAVGLDVNQVDFKYAHNFDNGAALTSVDPFSPQVGLFQSDDPFRPRHQTQTKQYSLFAEDRLSVTDKWTLVGGLRFDHIVLNRDQFDNAANSFEKTFADLTWRAGTVYNLTPDLAVYGQYATATDPVGGILNLSATNRGFTLATGKQTEVGVKQSLMNGRAEWTLAGYHIVKTDITSRVPGNPTLTQQIGEQSTRGVEFATGFDLARDWRLEGNATWLDARFDEFTEAGGASRAGNTPPKVPELLGNLWLTWAFAPEWKARSGVRYVGERYSDNANLNKLPDYTVVDLGLEWTPHKDVSIGFRLYNLFDKVYAETAYNDQQWVLGLPRTAVVSTHVKF from the coding sequence ATGGCCCGTTCCAACTCTCACCGGACGCAATCCGTCCGTCTCTCCATTCCTGTTCTCCTGCTCTCCACCGTCTCCGCACTGGCACAGGATGCCCGCCTGCCGACGATCAGCGTCGCCGGCCAGCAGCCGAATGAAGACGCCGGCCTGCAGCTGGCACAGCCCGCCGCCACCGGCAGCCGCCTTGGCCTGACGCCGCTGGAAACCCCGGCCAGCGTCGAGGTGATCACCGAGGAGACTATCCGCGCGCGCGGCTACGCTACCGTGACCGAGGCGGTGAGCCAGGCGGCTGGCATTAGTTCAACGGCCGACCCCGGCAATGGTCATAGCGCCATCTCGACCCGTGGTTTCATCGGACACAATTCGCTGCTCCGGCTTTACGATGGCACGCAGATGTATGTGGGCGCCGGTACGGTCACATTCCCTTTCGATACCTGGACGGCGGATCGCATCGAGATCCTGCGCGGACCGGCATCGGTGCTCTACGGCGCCGGCGGCATTGGCGGCGTCGTCAATGTGGTGCCCAAGAAGCCAAGCGCGACATTCCAGAATGAGGCCATGTTCGAGTTCGGCAGTAACCTGGAACGCCATGTCGCCGCCGGCAGCGGCGGGCCGATCAACAGCAAGGTGTCCTACCGCGCCGATGTCAGCGGGCGGAAGTCCGACGGCTGGGTGGATCGCGACGAAACCGAGAGTCTTGTCTTCGGTCTGGGTCTGCGGGCGCAGGCGAGCGATACCCTCGCTATCTCGTTGTCGCATGACTATGGCTATCAGAATCCGTCGCGCTATTTCGGCACGCCGCTGATCAACGGGCAGCTCGACGAGAGCATCCGTAAAAAGAATTACAATGCAGAAGACAGCCTGATCCAGTATCGCGACAACTGGACACAGCTGAAATTCGAATGGGAAGCCAGCGACAGTGTAACCTTCAACAACACCCTGTACCGGCTCACCACCAATCGCCATTGGCGCAATATCGAGTCATACAGCTACAATGCCGGCACCGGTCTGATCGACCGCGCGGATGCACTCGAAATCGCTCATGACCAGGTGCAATACGGCAACCGCTTTGATGCCACGATCGAAAGCTCCGTCCTGGGCCTGAAGAACCAGAGTGCGGTCGGGCTGGATGTGAACCAGGTCGACTTCAAGTATGCGCATAATTTCGATAACGGAGCCGCGCTCACCAGTGTCGATCCGTTCAGTCCGCAGGTCGGATTGTTCCAGAGCGATGACCCGTTCCGCCCACGCCACCAGACCCAGACCAAGCAGTACTCGCTGTTTGCCGAAGATCGTTTGTCGGTCACTGACAAGTGGACGCTGGTCGGTGGGCTGCGCTTCGATCATATCGTGCTGAATCGCGATCAATTCGATAATGCTGCGAACAGCTTCGAGAAAACGTTCGCGGATCTCACCTGGCGTGCCGGTACGGTCTATAACCTGACGCCGGACCTGGCTGTGTATGGCCAGTATGCCACGGCGACTGATCCGGTTGGCGGAATCCTCAATCTGTCGGCCACCAACCGCGGCTTCACGCTGGCGACCGGCAAGCAGACCGAGGTCGGCGTCAAGCAGTCCCTGATGAATGGCCGCGCGGAATGGACTTTGGCCGGATACCATATCGTCAAGACCGATATCACCTCGCGTGTGCCCGGCAACCCGACGCTGACGCAGCAGATCGGTGAGCAGTCCACGCGCGGCGTTGAATTCGCCACGGGCTTCGATCTGGCGCGCGACTGGCGACTGGAAGGCAACGCGACCTGGCTGGATGCGCGGTTCGACGAGTTCACCGAAGCGGGCGGCGCCTCACGGGCCGGCAACACGCCGCCGAAGGTGCCTGAGCTGCTGGGCAACCTGTGGCTCACCTGGGCCTTTGCGCCGGAATGGAAGGCGCGCAGCGGTGTTCGCTATGTTGGTGAGCGCTACAGCGACAATGCCAACCTGAACAAGTTGCCAGACTACACGGTGGTCGATCTCGGGCTGGAATGGACTCCGCACAAGGATGTCAGTATCGGGTTTCGGCTCTACAACCTGTTCGACAAGGTCTATGCGGAGACGGCCTATAACGACCAGCAGTGGGTGCTGGGCCTGCCGCGCACGGCCGTCGTGTCCACCCATGTCAAATTCTGA
- a CDS encoding PepSY domain-containing protein, which yields MKRFLRQAQRWLYLIHRWIGIATCLLFAMWFFSGVVMMYVGFPALTETERRSLLPVIDGQQLRLSPTDALAAAGLSEWPRGLRLEMLAGEPVYRIAGWNDARLTISARDGRRIEAVDAARAVAVVQRVRPAPKATTILEDRDQWSVTARYDSLRPFYLVSLNDPAGTQLYVSSRTGEIALDTTRSERFWNWLGSVPHWIYPTVLRRDAPLWRDVVLWLSGPAIAVAITGIWIGIQRLRPQRRYSNGAISPYRGWMLWHHWAGIIGSVFLLAWIISGWISMNPNNWFSGRNTEMAALQRYAGHTAADFPIAVVPENHAVELRFLWVGGTALVMQYRADSSGAGQPLLESAAIFTAATALMPDACAVLRDILTEEDAYWYSHHTTRTLPVLRIGFDDPDGTWFHIDPQSGEILNRMDDSRRSYRWLFNALHSFDFRILLSWRPAWDILLWGMSIIGFAASISGVVIGWRHLRRKIDR from the coding sequence ATGAAACGCTTTCTTCGTCAGGCGCAGCGCTGGCTGTATCTGATCCATCGCTGGATCGGGATTGCCACCTGCCTGCTCTTCGCCATGTGGTTCTTTTCCGGCGTGGTGATGATGTATGTCGGTTTTCCGGCGCTGACGGAAACCGAACGCCGTTCCCTGCTGCCCGTCATTGACGGGCAGCAGCTGCGGCTTTCGCCAACTGACGCACTTGCGGCGGCGGGGTTGTCAGAATGGCCGCGCGGCCTGCGGCTCGAAATGCTGGCCGGTGAACCGGTCTATCGCATCGCCGGCTGGAATGATGCGCGACTGACCATTTCGGCGCGCGATGGCCGCCGGATAGAAGCCGTCGATGCCGCCCGGGCCGTTGCCGTCGTGCAGCGGGTGCGACCCGCGCCAAAGGCCACGACTATTCTTGAAGACCGCGACCAGTGGAGCGTGACGGCGCGCTACGATTCATTGCGCCCGTTCTACCTGGTCTCGCTGAACGATCCGGCGGGGACGCAGCTCTATGTGTCCTCGCGCACCGGCGAGATTGCGCTGGACACCACGCGCAGCGAAAGGTTCTGGAACTGGCTGGGCTCGGTGCCGCACTGGATTTATCCCACCGTGCTGCGCCGGGATGCGCCGCTGTGGCGCGATGTGGTTCTGTGGCTGTCGGGCCCCGCCATCGCCGTAGCCATCACGGGAATCTGGATCGGCATCCAGCGGCTGCGGCCGCAGCGTCGTTACAGCAACGGCGCCATTTCGCCCTATCGCGGTTGGATGCTGTGGCATCACTGGGCTGGCATCATCGGCAGCGTCTTCCTGCTGGCCTGGATCATCAGCGGCTGGATTTCGATGAACCCGAACAACTGGTTCTCGGGCCGCAACACCGAAATGGCGGCGCTGCAGCGCTATGCCGGGCATACGGCGGCCGATTTCCCGATCGCGGTGGTGCCAGAGAATCATGCAGTCGAACTGCGGTTCCTGTGGGTCGGGGGCACAGCGCTGGTGATGCAGTATCGTGCTGACAGCAGCGGGGCAGGGCAACCGTTACTGGAATCGGCCGCCATCTTTACGGCGGCCACTGCGCTGATGCCCGACGCATGCGCGGTGCTGCGCGACATCCTCACCGAGGAAGACGCCTACTGGTATTCGCATCACACCACGCGGACCCTGCCGGTGCTGCGCATCGGCTTTGACGATCCGGACGGTACGTGGTTCCATATCGATCCGCAGAGCGGCGAAATCCTGAATCGCATGGATGACAGCCGGCGCAGCTACCGCTGGCTGTTCAACGCGCTGCACAGTTTCGATTTCCGCATCCTGCTGAGCTGGCGGCCGGCCTGGGACATCCTGCTGTGGGGCATGTCGATCATCGGTTTCGCCGCATCCATCAGTGGTGTCGTGATCGGCTGGCGCCATCTGCGGCGCAAGATTGATCGTTAG
- a CDS encoding division/cell wall cluster transcriptional repressor MraZ → MELFLSTFKNRIDAKGRVSVPAPYRALLTRRQPEGGLILGPDITAPALVAGGRDYLDGVNRRIDELPDLHPEREMLIDGLLPFLNELNLDQEGRIQLQPQFLDHAGLASPGEAVFVGRRHSFQIWEPKAWEARASEARAKAAAWLRNGGPSDTGAKA, encoded by the coding sequence GTGGAGCTGTTTCTCTCCACCTTCAAGAATCGGATCGACGCCAAGGGCCGTGTATCGGTGCCGGCGCCGTATCGCGCCCTGCTGACTCGCCGCCAGCCCGAGGGCGGCCTGATCCTCGGTCCCGATATCACTGCCCCGGCGCTGGTCGCTGGCGGGCGCGACTACCTCGACGGCGTCAACCGCCGCATCGACGAGTTGCCCGATCTGCATCCCGAACGCGAAATGCTGATCGACGGCCTGCTGCCCTTCCTGAACGAACTGAACCTCGACCAGGAAGGCCGCATCCAGTTGCAGCCGCAGTTCCTCGATCATGCCGGCCTGGCGTCGCCGGGCGAGGCGGTCTTCGTCGGTCGCCGCCACAGCTTCCAGATCTGGGAGCCGAAGGCCTGGGAGGCACGCGCCAGCGAGGCGCGAGCGAAGGCCGCGGCCTGGCTGCGCAATGGCGGTCCCTCGGATACGGGGGCAAAAGCGTGA
- the rsmH gene encoding 16S rRNA (cytosine(1402)-N(4))-methyltransferase RsmH — protein MCGEVVAALTPRAGEVLVDGTFGAGGYSSALLAAAECQVIGIDRDPTVQAHADRVSAANPGRFRLLAGRFGDMDMLLNEIGIQGVDGVALDIGVSSMQIDQADRGFSFQQDGPLDMRMSDQGETAADIVNTRDEAELADIIYLYGEERRARAVARAIVAARIEAPITRTRQLVQIVARVVRATPGINPATRTFQALRIVVNDELGELRRGLVAAEKLLKPEGRLAVVSFHSLEDRVVKHFLDRRCGKQTGSSRHLPQATVAARAPSFELLHKGALAPTDAEAAANPRARSAKLRAAKRTAAPAWPDDDMREAA, from the coding sequence ATGTGCGGTGAGGTCGTCGCGGCGTTGACGCCGCGTGCCGGTGAAGTGCTTGTGGACGGGACCTTTGGTGCGGGTGGTTATAGTTCGGCCCTGTTGGCCGCGGCGGAGTGCCAGGTGATCGGCATCGACCGCGATCCCACCGTGCAGGCTCATGCCGACCGCGTTTCGGCCGCCAATCCCGGCCGTTTCCGCCTGCTGGCTGGCCGCTTTGGCGACATGGACATGCTGCTCAACGAGATTGGCATCCAGGGCGTGGATGGCGTGGCGCTGGATATCGGCGTTTCCTCGATGCAGATCGATCAGGCCGACCGTGGTTTCTCCTTCCAGCAGGATGGCCCGCTGGACATGCGCATGTCGGACCAGGGCGAAACCGCTGCCGATATCGTCAATACCCGCGACGAGGCCGAGCTGGCCGACATCATCTATCTTTACGGCGAAGAGCGCCGTGCCCGCGCGGTTGCGCGCGCCATCGTCGCTGCCCGCATCGAGGCTCCGATCACCCGCACACGTCAGCTGGTGCAGATCGTCGCCCGCGTGGTGCGTGCCACGCCGGGCATCAACCCGGCGACCCGCACCTTCCAGGCGCTGCGCATCGTGGTGAACGATGAGCTTGGCGAACTGCGTCGCGGCCTGGTGGCCGCCGAAAAGCTGCTGAAGCCGGAAGGTCGCCTCGCCGTGGTGTCGTTCCATTCGCTGGAAGACCGCGTGGTGAAGCATTTCCTCGACCGCCGCTGCGGCAAGCAGACCGGCAGTTCGCGCCATCTGCCGCAGGCCACGGTGGCGGCGCGCGCGCCGAGCTTTGAACTGCTGCACAAGGGCGCGCTGGCGCCGACGGACGCCGAGGCTGCCGCCAATCCGCGCGCCCGTTCCGCCAAACTGCGTGCCGCGAAGCGCACCGCTGCGCCGGCCTGGCCCGATGATGATATGCGGGAGGCAGCATGA
- the ftsL gene encoding cell division protein FtsL, which produces MSRGLSIIALLLLAVVSFGLYQLSYEVQRLEEELIELNRALSQERETIGVLQAEWSYLSRPDYLQDKAQRLLEMRSTTAKDIVAIEALPWRQDRGPAVGGPQPAPAVTAPALPPMAAAPAPVAPVSSMQVAAQIPNKPVAAEAPAFDAEVAAVLGAMQRGGKEPRRAQ; this is translated from the coding sequence ATGAGCCGCGGCCTGTCCATCATCGCATTGCTTCTGCTGGCCGTCGTGTCGTTCGGCCTCTATCAGCTGTCCTATGAGGTGCAGCGCCTGGAAGAAGAACTGATCGAGCTTAATCGTGCGCTCAGCCAGGAACGCGAGACCATCGGCGTACTACAGGCCGAATGGAGCTATCTGAGCCGTCCGGACTACCTGCAGGACAAGGCGCAGCGCCTGCTCGAGATGCGCAGCACCACTGCGAAGGACATCGTTGCCATCGAGGCGCTGCCCTGGCGCCAGGATCGTGGCCCTGCTGTCGGGGGCCCGCAGCCGGCGCCGGCTGTCACTGCGCCCGCGCTGCCGCCGATGGCTGCCGCGCCTGCACCGGTTGCGCCCGTGTCTTCCATGCAGGTCGCCGCCCAGATTCCGAACAAGCCGGTCGCTGCCGAAGCGCCTGCCTTTGATGCCGAAGTCGCCGCCGTGCTCGGCGCGATGCAGCGCGGCGGCAAAGAACCGCGGAGGGCTCAGTGA
- a CDS encoding peptidoglycan D,D-transpeptidase FtsI family protein, which yields MGLFRRTPKHQQSKVKPRPPCTPADMPGSPAMVRLEGAAKQALDASRGRLVIGIGLFSLAFLVLGGRLVELTVIRSAAEPAVARGFNPELGAKTALMERQPIVDRNGQILATNLKIASLYADPRKVQNAAGAATRLVQALPELPVGEVQAKLASGKSFVWLKRGLTPREQYEVNRLGIPGLYFHNEQRRIYPQGALGVHVVGYTDIDGRGISGIEQHFDEQLKDPTRTGDPLELSIDLRVQHVMRDEIAKTIEYFNAIGGGGIVMDIYTGEIISLVSLPDFDPAEPGTASKESRFNRITLGVYEMGSTMKTLNTAMALDYGSVKLSGGYDASRPIQISRFTIKDDHPKNRWLSVPEIFMYSSNIGSAKMAVDVGPERQREFMQRMGMLNKPALELPEIGAPLVPRQWKTVETMTISFGHGLSVTPLQLATATSAIINGGVLHPPTLIKRPQGMPAPGRQVLRREVSDVMRKLMVLVVEDGTGKKAAAEGYLVGGKTGTSEKVNDRGGYNKKALFNTFVAGFPMHNPRYVVQIMIDEPKGQKSTYGFATAGWTAAPAIGRVINRIAPILGVPPVDENSPAMRQAMYVPVPGQPMPNFNTPTATSAVPANTIIKTQEKKLASQ from the coding sequence ATGGGTCTGTTCCGCCGCACGCCCAAGCACCAGCAGTCGAAGGTCAAGCCGCGTCCGCCCTGCACGCCGGCCGACATGCCGGGCAGCCCGGCGATGGTGCGCCTGGAAGGTGCCGCCAAACAGGCACTGGATGCCAGCCGCGGCCGTCTGGTGATCGGCATCGGTCTGTTCTCGCTGGCCTTCCTGGTGCTGGGCGGCCGTCTGGTCGAACTCACTGTGATCCGCAGTGCTGCCGAGCCCGCCGTGGCGCGCGGCTTCAATCCTGAGCTGGGTGCGAAGACGGCGCTGATGGAGCGTCAGCCGATTGTCGATCGCAACGGTCAGATTCTGGCGACCAACCTGAAGATAGCCTCGCTCTATGCCGATCCGCGCAAGGTGCAGAATGCCGCCGGGGCTGCCACGCGGCTGGTACAGGCGCTGCCCGAACTGCCCGTTGGTGAAGTGCAGGCCAAGCTGGCCTCGGGCAAGAGCTTTGTCTGGCTCAAGCGTGGCCTCACGCCGCGTGAGCAGTATGAAGTCAACCGCCTCGGCATTCCGGGCCTCTATTTTCACAACGAGCAGCGCCGCATCTATCCGCAGGGCGCGCTTGGCGTGCATGTCGTGGGCTACACCGACATCGATGGCAGGGGCATCTCCGGCATCGAGCAGCATTTCGATGAGCAGCTCAAGGACCCGACCCGCACCGGCGATCCGCTTGAGCTCAGCATCGACCTGCGCGTGCAGCATGTGATGCGCGACGAGATTGCCAAGACGATAGAGTATTTCAACGCCATCGGCGGCGGCGGCATCGTCATGGACATTTATACCGGCGAGATCATTTCGCTGGTCAGCCTGCCTGATTTCGACCCGGCCGAACCCGGCACGGCGAGCAAGGAGTCGCGGTTCAACCGCATCACGCTCGGCGTCTATGAAATGGGTTCGACCATGAAGACGCTGAACACGGCGATGGCGCTGGATTACGGCAGCGTCAAACTGAGCGGCGGCTATGACGCCAGCCGGCCGATCCAGATCTCGCGCTTCACCATCAAGGACGATCATCCGAAGAACCGCTGGCTCAGCGTGCCGGAAATCTTCATGTACTCGTCCAACATCGGCTCGGCCAAGATGGCGGTCGATGTCGGCCCGGAACGCCAGCGCGAATTCATGCAGCGCATGGGCATGCTGAACAAGCCCGCGCTGGAATTGCCCGAGATTGGCGCGCCGCTGGTTCCACGCCAGTGGAAGACCGTTGAGACGATGACGATTTCGTTCGGCCATGGCTTGTCGGTTACGCCGCTGCAGCTCGCCACGGCTACCTCGGCCATCATCAATGGCGGCGTGCTGCATCCGCCGACGCTGATCAAGCGCCCACAGGGCATGCCGGCGCCGGGCCGTCAGGTACTGCGTCGCGAGGTCAGCGACGTGATGCGCAAGCTGATGGTTCTCGTCGTCGAAGACGGCACCGGCAAGAAGGCGGCCGCCGAAGGCTATCTGGTCGGCGGCAAGACCGGCACCTCGGAAAAGGTCAACGATCGCGGCGGCTACAACAAGAAGGCGCTGTTCAACACTTTCGTGGCCGGCTTCCCGATGCACAACCCGCGCTACGTCGTGCAGATCATGATCGACGAACCGAAGGGCCAGAAGAGCACCTACGGCTTCGCCACCGCCGGCTGGACCGCCGCACCGGCCATCGGCCGCGTGATCAATCGCATTGCACCGATTCTGGGCGTACCGCCGGTGGACGAAAATTCGCCGGCCATGCGCCAGGCCATGTATGTGCCGGTGCCGGGCCAGCCGATGCCGAATTTCAATACACCTACTGCTACAAGCGCAGTGCCGGCCAACACCATTATCAAGACGCAGGAGAAGAAACTTGCGTCTCAGTGA
- a CDS encoding UDP-N-acetylmuramoyl-L-alanyl-D-glutamate--2,6-diaminopimelate ligase, which yields MRLSDLCADLPLDPRAAALDVAGLTADSRAVRPGYVFAALKGTQADGHRFIPDARRAGAVAVLSDHVDQAFADQIAFVTDSNPRRRLALMAASFFGAQPRHIAAVTGTNGKTSVANFTAQIWARLGHKSASLGTLGLHGAGLDVPVAHTTPDPVRLHELLSMAQQAGVEHLALEASSHGLDQFRLDGIRPQAAAFTNLTRDHMDYHATVEDYFNAKLRLFEMLLPANGAAVINMDSALGAKVEQICTRRGQRLIRYGQLGTELKLLSAVPHASGLQVEAEVFGVRRHVDLPLIGGFQAGNVLAALGLVVGCGVHAAAAWETLGSLDGVPGRMQKAAQRKNGASVFVDYAHTPDALETVLKAARPHTMQRLVVVFGCGGDRDRGKRPLMGEVATKFADRVFVTDDNPRTEDAATIRAAVMAVAEGATEIGDRRAAVFAAVNELQAGDLLLIAGKGHEQGQIVGSEVRPFDDLLVAREAVSAVEEVSGSGSAPYGGKG from the coding sequence TTGCGTCTCAGTGATCTCTGCGCCGATCTCCCGCTCGATCCCCGCGCCGCCGCGCTGGATGTCGCCGGCCTGACCGCCGACAGCCGTGCCGTGCGTCCGGGTTATGTTTTCGCCGCCCTCAAGGGCACGCAGGCCGATGGCCACCGCTTCATCCCGGATGCGCGACGCGCGGGCGCGGTTGCGGTGCTGAGCGATCATGTCGACCAGGCCTTTGCCGACCAGATCGCTTTCGTCACCGATTCCAATCCGCGCCGTCGCCTGGCGCTGATGGCGGCCAGCTTCTTCGGTGCCCAGCCCCGGCATATCGCGGCTGTCACCGGCACCAATGGCAAGACCTCGGTGGCGAATTTCACCGCGCAGATCTGGGCACGGCTTGGCCACAAGAGCGCCAGCCTCGGCACTCTCGGCCTGCATGGTGCGGGGCTGGATGTTCCGGTGGCGCATACCACGCCGGATCCGGTGCGCCTGCATGAATTGCTGAGCATGGCGCAACAGGCCGGCGTCGAGCACCTGGCGCTCGAAGCTTCCAGTCACGGTCTCGATCAGTTCCGCCTTGACGGCATCAGGCCGCAGGCCGCCGCCTTCACCAATCTGACCCGCGATCACATGGACTACCATGCGACGGTCGAAGACTACTTCAATGCCAAGCTGCGGCTGTTCGAGATGCTGCTGCCGGCGAACGGCGCTGCCGTGATCAACATGGATTCCGCGCTTGGCGCCAAGGTCGAGCAGATCTGCACGCGCCGTGGCCAGCGCCTGATCCGCTATGGCCAGCTCGGCACCGAACTCAAGCTCCTGTCGGCCGTGCCGCATGCCAGTGGCCTGCAGGTGGAAGCCGAAGTTTTTGGCGTGCGCCGTCATGTCGACCTGCCGCTGATCGGCGGCTTCCAGGCCGGCAACGTTCTGGCGGCACTCGGCCTCGTGGTCGGTTGCGGCGTGCATGCCGCGGCGGCCTGGGAAACGCTGGGTTCGCTGGATGGCGTGCCGGGCCGTATGCAGAAGGCGGCGCAGCGCAAGAACGGCGCCAGCGTCTTTGTCGATTACGCACATACCCCTGATGCGCTGGAAACCGTGCTGAAGGCCGCGCGCCCGCACACCATGCAGCGCCTGGTGGTCGTGTTCGGCTGCGGCGGTGATCGCGATCGCGGCAAGCGTCCGCTGATGGGCGAGGTGGCGACGAAATTCGCCGACCGCGTCTTCGTCACCGACGACAATCCGCGCACCGAAGATGCCGCTACCATTCGCGCTGCTGTCATGGCAGTAGCGGAAGGCGCGACCGAGATCGGCGACCGTCGCGCTGCGGTCTTTGCTGCAGTGAATGAATTGCAAGCTGGCGATCTGCTGCTGATTGCCGGCAAGGGCCATGAACAGGGACAGATCGTTGGCAGTGAGGTGCGTCCGTTCGACGACCTTCTGGTGGCGCGCGAAGCCGTGTCTGCGGTGGAAGAAGTGTCTGGTTCGGGCAGCGCACCATACGGAGGTAAAGGTTAA
- a CDS encoding UDP-N-acetylmuramoylalanyl-D-glutamyl-2,6-diaminopimelate--D-alanyl-D-alanine ligase — protein MEAFALWTSAEAASATHGQGDGFWTASGVSIDSRTVGFGDLFIAIRGPNFDGHVFVADALAKGAAAAMVDSGPQTLPGGNLLRVKDTFQGLNDLAAAARQRSAARVIGVTGSVGKTSTKEMLRHVLSQQGATHASVGNLNNHWGVPLTLARMPVDTRYAVIEMGMNHAGEIAPLSKLARPHIAIITTIEPVHLENFDSIEGIADAKAEIFAGLEPGGVAIINRDTPHFERIAAAARAAGAAEVIGFGEHPEAQAKLVKYAPHSACSCVAAEILGHPMTFKIGAPGRHWVLNALGVLAAVHLAGGDLAEAGMALADVTAPKGRGERHTLDWRDGGQLDLIDDSYNASPPSMRAAFAVLAMAKPSNTRGRRIAVIGDMLELGPEEQAAHVGLAADLVREKIDLVFACGPLMKGLYEVLPPQMRGHYAPNSLELIQPLRRAVRSGDVLLVKGSLGSRMGKIVEDMLNPAPQPRAANGW, from the coding sequence ATGGAAGCTTTCGCGCTGTGGACGTCTGCCGAAGCTGCCTCTGCCACGCATGGACAGGGCGACGGTTTCTGGACGGCATCGGGTGTGTCGATCGACAGTCGCACGGTCGGCTTCGGCGATCTCTTTATCGCCATCCGTGGCCCGAACTTCGATGGCCATGTCTTCGTCGCCGATGCGCTAGCCAAGGGCGCCGCCGCCGCGATGGTTGATAGTGGGCCGCAGACTCTGCCGGGCGGCAACCTGCTGCGGGTGAAGGATACCTTCCAGGGATTGAACGATCTGGCCGCAGCGGCGCGCCAGCGCTCCGCCGCCAGGGTGATCGGCGTGACCGGCAGTGTCGGCAAGACCTCGACCAAGGAAATGCTGCGGCATGTATTGAGCCAGCAGGGCGCGACGCATGCGTCGGTCGGCAATCTCAACAATCACTGGGGTGTGCCACTGACGCTGGCCCGCATGCCGGTCGATACGCGCTATGCCGTGATCGAGATGGGCATGAACCATGCTGGCGAGATCGCGCCGCTGTCGAAACTGGCGCGGCCGCATATCGCCATCATCACCACCATCGAGCCGGTGCATCTGGAGAACTTCGACAGCATCGAAGGTATCGCCGATGCCAAAGCGGAAATCTTTGCAGGATTAGAGCCGGGCGGCGTCGCCATCATCAACCGCGACACGCCACATTTCGAGCGTATCGCTGCCGCGGCGCGCGCGGCCGGCGCTGCCGAAGTCATCGGGTTTGGTGAGCATCCCGAGGCCCAGGCCAAGCTGGTGAAATACGCGCCGCATTCCGCCTGCTCCTGCGTCGCCGCCGAAATCCTCGGTCATCCGATGACCTTCAAGATCGGTGCGCCTGGCCGGCACTGGGTGCTGAATGCGCTTGGTGTGCTGGCAGCCGTGCATCTCGCCGGCGGCGATCTTGCCGAGGCCGGCATGGCGCTGGCCGATGTCACTGCACCGAAGGGCCGCGGCGAACGTCATACGCTCGACTGGCGCGACGGCGGCCAGCTCGATCTGATCGACGACAGCTACAATGCCAGCCCGCCCAGCATGCGCGCCGCTTTCGCCGTGCTGGCGATGGCCAAGCCGAGCAACACGCGCGGCCGCCGCATTGCCGTGATCGGTGACATGCTGGAACTCGGCCCCGAGGAACAGGCGGCGCATGTTGGTCTCGCTGCCGATCTGGTGCGTGAGAAGATCGATCTGGTGTTTGCCTGCGGTCCGCTGATGAAGGGACTGTACGAGGTGCTGCCACCACAGATGCGTGGGCATTACGCGCCCAATTCGCTCGAACTGATCCAGCCGCTGCGCCGGGCCGTGCGCTCTGGCGATGTGCTGCTCGTGAAGGGTTCGCTCGGCAGCCGCATGGGCAAGATCGTCGAAGACATGCTGAATCCGGCGCCGCAGCCGCGCGCCGCCAACGGTTGGTAA